One Sulfurimonas crateris genomic window carries:
- a CDS encoding TolC family outer membrane protein, which yields MNIKIALALTLATALFSQDIKTTINEILSTNPIILERLKNYNATKEDITTAQAGYFPKIDLSMGIGKEDGEKPVDQEFDYSVYQNSITYTHNLFNGFETTHRVGQQKNRTTAAAYSYVEKVNDTSFETLNSYLEVMKNSELLNIQKENIEINTEIFKKVQKLYDSGLTTLSEVNKIESALSLAKSNYVVQENTLLDAMHKMKRLLGRYLEPSAMTRPQDVALPQTIEEATKLAVQNNPSLLVGTYNIKMARERFEEKKAPFFPSIDLEVSKSMNKNLSGIEGNYDNLRAMVYLKYNFFNGFADKAEVQKSISSIHQEIETKDKLRREVIEGMNLAWSANEKLSSQLEHLNEYKRFSLKTLTLYSKEYDLGRRSLLDLLSAQNDFIAAKAQIINTEYNLLFAKYRVLDAMGTLVSTVLGEENTSYASVGLNGETPKNSDKLPISYDR from the coding sequence AAATTCTCTCGACAAACCCGATTATTTTAGAGAGACTTAAAAACTACAATGCAACCAAAGAGGACATTACAACCGCTCAGGCTGGATATTTTCCAAAGATAGACTTATCTATGGGAATTGGTAAAGAGGATGGTGAAAAACCGGTAGACCAAGAGTTTGATTATAGTGTTTATCAAAACTCTATCACTTACACACACAATCTCTTTAACGGTTTTGAGACAACTCACAGAGTAGGACAGCAAAAAAACAGAACTACGGCTGCGGCTTACAGCTATGTAGAGAAAGTAAATGACACCTCTTTTGAGACGCTAAACAGCTATTTAGAAGTGATGAAAAACAGCGAACTTCTTAATATACAAAAAGAGAACATAGAGATAAATACAGAGATATTTAAAAAAGTACAAAAACTCTACGACTCTGGGCTTACTACACTCTCAGAAGTAAACAAGATCGAATCTGCGCTCTCTCTTGCAAAATCAAACTACGTCGTTCAAGAAAATACTCTTCTTGATGCAATGCACAAAATGAAAAGATTGCTCGGACGCTATCTAGAACCTTCTGCAATGACAAGACCGCAAGATGTAGCACTTCCTCAAACTATAGAAGAAGCAACTAAGCTTGCAGTGCAAAACAACCCGTCTCTTCTTGTAGGTACTTATAATATAAAGATGGCAAGAGAGAGATTCGAAGAGAAAAAAGCTCCTTTTTTCCCATCTATAGATCTTGAAGTATCTAAAAGTATGAATAAAAACCTAAGCGGCATCGAGGGCAATTACGATAACCTAAGAGCTATGGTATACCTGAAGTACAACTTCTTTAACGGCTTTGCAGATAAGGCTGAAGTTCAAAAAAGCATAAGCTCTATCCATCAGGAGATTGAGACAAAAGATAAATTAAGACGTGAAGTTATTGAGGGGATGAACCTTGCATGGTCTGCAAATGAAAAACTATCATCACAGCTTGAACATCTAAACGAATATAAAAGATTCTCACTTAAAACTCTAACTCTCTACTCTAAAGAGTATGATCTGGGTCGTCGCTCGCTGCTTGATCTTCTATCTGCTCAAAATGATTTTATTGCAGCAAAAGCACAGATCATAAATACAGAATACAATCTGCTTTTTGCAAAATATAGAGTTCTAGATGCTATGGGAACTCTAGTTTCAACGGTTCTTGGAGAAGAGAACACATCATACGCAAGCGTAGGACTTAATGGAGAAACTCCAAAAAATAGTGATAAACTACCGATCTCTTATGATAGATAA
- a CDS encoding type I secretion system permease/ATPase: MLLTRAENLKMDALLDCLVLFTKLYHKPFSAEALTAGLPIEPGSDSPELFSIDNAKGLFSRAAEKAGLKSSLIKRPLSQISPLQLPMILLLSNQGACILDSFNKDGTMAKIVMPAEEAIEQWVDIEVLEDEYIGFGFMIKKAFEYGEKNSRTLHLNQKHWFWSTIKLSLPIYKDVLYASLLINLFVLAAPLFTMNVYDRVVPNNAIETLWVFAIGVSVVYIIDTFLKFTRTYLLESAAKKSDVIMSSIIFEKVLDLKMAHHPASVGSFASNIKDFDSIRSFLTNATMTAIIDLPFTVIFLLVVGYIGGWIVLIPIITMFFIITYALIIKKPLQESIESTHEANAKKSSILIESLNNIETLKTLGAINQSQWKWEESTGEIASKSLKSRLLSASIPTVTQFLIQLNTVMIIVAGVYLIQEFELSLGGLIAIVILTSRILAPMGQVAALLTNYEDTKTSYEILNEIISQPSERPNGKKFLQKPNFSGHIEFADVTFSYPNSDVPALKNVSFTINPGEHIAIIGRIGSGKSTIEKLILGLYEPDSGQILIDGIDIKQIDPADLRKNIGYVSQDIMLFRGTVKDNITFCATHASDSSMIRAAQISTTSDFIKKHPKGYEMPIGERGQGLSGGQRQSIGIARAFLLDSPIMLLDEPSNAMDQMTETKLLDNMSVALKRKTALIVTQKMTLLKIVDRVIVMNEGKIFIDAPKEEALKKLQNNQGNGLEKK, translated from the coding sequence ATGCTTTTAACAAGAGCTGAGAATTTAAAAATGGATGCCTTGCTTGACTGCTTGGTACTGTTTACAAAGCTATATCACAAACCATTTTCAGCCGAAGCTCTAACGGCAGGATTGCCTATAGAGCCAGGAAGCGATTCTCCTGAACTTTTTTCAATAGATAATGCAAAGGGTCTTTTTTCCCGTGCCGCTGAAAAAGCGGGACTAAAGTCTTCACTTATTAAAAGACCTCTGTCTCAAATTTCACCTTTGCAACTACCTATGATACTTCTTCTTTCCAACCAAGGGGCATGTATTTTAGACAGCTTCAATAAAGACGGCACAATGGCAAAGATCGTTATGCCTGCGGAAGAAGCGATTGAGCAATGGGTAGATATAGAAGTCTTGGAAGATGAGTATATCGGCTTTGGCTTTATGATAAAAAAAGCTTTTGAGTACGGCGAAAAAAACTCCAGAACACTTCATCTTAACCAGAAACACTGGTTCTGGAGCACAATAAAACTCTCATTACCGATATACAAAGATGTACTATACGCTTCACTGCTAATAAATCTCTTTGTGCTTGCTGCTCCGCTTTTTACTATGAATGTTTATGACAGAGTAGTGCCAAACAATGCTATTGAAACTCTTTGGGTCTTTGCAATCGGGGTAAGTGTAGTTTATATTATAGATACATTTTTGAAATTCACCAGGACCTATCTCCTCGAATCGGCTGCGAAAAAGAGCGATGTCATTATGTCATCGATAATCTTTGAAAAAGTGCTAGATCTAAAAATGGCTCATCATCCCGCATCTGTCGGCTCTTTTGCAAGTAATATAAAGGATTTTGACTCTATTAGAAGCTTTCTTACAAATGCTACAATGACGGCTATCATAGATCTTCCATTTACCGTTATATTCCTCCTTGTAGTCGGTTATATAGGCGGCTGGATTGTTCTTATTCCAATAATTACCATGTTTTTTATAATAACTTATGCTTTGATCATAAAAAAACCGCTTCAAGAGAGCATAGAGAGCACACATGAGGCAAATGCCAAAAAAAGCTCTATCCTTATAGAGTCTCTTAACAATATAGAGACTTTAAAAACTCTAGGCGCAATCAACCAATCTCAATGGAAGTGGGAAGAATCAACAGGAGAGATAGCCTCAAAAAGTCTAAAGTCTAGACTTTTGTCGGCATCTATACCTACAGTAACTCAGTTTCTTATCCAGCTGAACACCGTTATGATAATTGTTGCAGGTGTCTATCTTATTCAAGAGTTCGAGCTATCTCTTGGTGGACTTATAGCCATTGTAATACTAACATCAAGAATATTGGCACCGATGGGTCAAGTTGCGGCACTTTTAACAAACTACGAAGATACAAAGACATCTTACGAAATCTTAAATGAGATAATTTCTCAGCCAAGTGAAAGACCTAACGGCAAAAAATTTCTGCAAAAGCCTAATTTCAGCGGCCACATAGAGTTTGCAGACGTCACCTTCTCTTATCCAAACAGTGACGTACCGGCACTCAAAAATGTCTCTTTTACTATTAACCCAGGAGAGCATATCGCCATTATAGGCAGAATAGGTTCAGGCAAGAGCACTATTGAGAAGTTGATCTTAGGGCTCTATGAACCTGATTCAGGTCAGATTCTTATAGACGGTATAGATATAAAACAGATAGACCCTGCAGATTTGAGAAAAAATATCGGCTATGTATCGCAAGATATTATGCTTTTCCGCGGAACAGTAAAAGATAATATTACCTTTTGTGCAACACACGCAAGTGATTCATCTATGATTCGCGCCGCACAGATCAGTACAACTTCAGACTTTATAAAAAAACACCCTAAAGGGTATGAGATGCCAATAGGAGAGCGCGGGCAGGGGCTATCAGGTGGTCAAAGACAGAGCATCGGAATTGCTCGTGCATTTCTGCTAGACTCTCCTATTATGCTGCTTGACGAGCCTAGTAACGCTATGGATCAGATGACGGAGACAAAACTTCTAGATAATATGTCTGTGGCACTAAAAAGAAAAACTGCGCTGATAGTTACCCAGAAGATGACTCTTTTAAAAATAGTAGATAGAGTGATTGTTATGAATGAAGGAAAAATTTTCATAGATGCTCCTAAAGAGGAAGCACTCAAGAAACTCCAAAAC